A genomic segment from Amycolatopsis camponoti encodes:
- a CDS encoding SDR family oxidoreductase: MDDRVLLITGASRGLGAATARLAAASGFKVALVARKAESVTALAAELGEDRALALGADVGDWPGISGAVTAAVERFGRLDAAFANAGIGVGTSFFGTDDPDPTEWEAMVRTNVLGAAYTARAALPALKETSGHLLITGSVAGRYIRNASLYSVTKWAVTGMAGAIREEAVGTGVRVTLINPGITDTDILNDDQRKKPHLEPDDIARAVLYALSQPPSVDVNEIMVRPVGQVL; encoded by the coding sequence ATGGATGATCGCGTTCTTCTCATCACCGGTGCTTCGCGCGGCCTCGGCGCCGCGACCGCGCGGCTGGCCGCCGCTTCCGGGTTCAAGGTGGCTCTCGTGGCCCGCAAGGCCGAATCGGTCACGGCGCTGGCCGCCGAGCTCGGCGAAGACCGGGCGCTCGCGCTCGGCGCCGACGTCGGGGACTGGCCGGGCATCTCCGGCGCCGTGACGGCGGCCGTGGAGCGGTTCGGACGGCTCGACGCCGCCTTCGCCAACGCCGGGATCGGCGTCGGGACCTCGTTCTTCGGCACCGACGACCCCGACCCCACCGAGTGGGAGGCGATGGTCCGCACCAACGTCCTCGGCGCCGCCTACACCGCCCGCGCCGCCCTGCCCGCGCTGAAGGAGACGTCCGGGCACCTGCTCATCACCGGCTCGGTCGCCGGCCGCTACATCCGCAACGCGAGCCTGTACTCGGTGACGAAGTGGGCGGTCACCGGGATGGCCGGCGCGATCCGCGAGGAGGCCGTCGGTACCGGCGTCCGGGTCACGCTGATCAACCCCGGCATCACCGACACCGACATCCTCAACGACGACCAGCGCAAGAAGCCGCACCTGGAACCCGACGACATCGCGCGCGCCGTGCTCTACGCGCTCTCCCAGCCGCCGTCGGTCGACGTCAACGAGATCATGGTCCGCCCGGTCGGCCAGGTGCTCTAG
- a CDS encoding WD40/YVTN/BNR-like repeat-containing protein, translated as MRVVLLVLALLVSVAAPASAGEHPPKWEPAPTGVTAQFRGLSAVSARVAWVSGTQGTVLRTTDAGRTWKSVGPPGAETLELRDIEAFDAEHAVTLSIGPGTDSRVYRTDDGGAHWRQTFQNTDAAAFYDCLAFFDPWRGLAMSDPVDGRFRVQATFDGGRSWRQVPDNGFPPALPGEAGFAASGQCITTAGPFDAWLATGGGATARVLHSGDGGRHWTASGTPLPSSPSAGVFAVAFRNPGQGIAIGGDYANPAAPGPAVALTGDAGRTWRTPSQYPAGYRSGVAWRGGAVLAVGPGGSDYSPDGGRHWTSFDSGSFDSVDCAGAACWASGAKGRVARLSR; from the coding sequence ATGCGTGTCGTGCTGCTCGTGCTCGCCCTGCTGGTCTCCGTCGCGGCACCGGCTTCGGCGGGGGAGCACCCGCCGAAGTGGGAGCCGGCTCCGACCGGCGTCACCGCCCAGTTCCGCGGCCTGTCCGCCGTCAGCGCCCGCGTCGCGTGGGTCAGCGGCACCCAGGGCACCGTCCTGCGCACCACCGACGCCGGGAGGACCTGGAAGTCCGTCGGCCCGCCCGGAGCGGAGACGCTCGAGCTGCGCGACATCGAGGCCTTCGACGCCGAGCACGCCGTGACGCTCTCGATCGGCCCCGGCACCGACTCGCGCGTCTACCGGACCGACGACGGCGGTGCGCACTGGCGTCAGACCTTCCAGAACACCGACGCCGCCGCCTTCTACGACTGCCTGGCGTTCTTCGACCCGTGGCGCGGGCTCGCGATGAGCGATCCGGTCGACGGCCGCTTCCGCGTGCAGGCCACCTTCGACGGCGGCCGCAGCTGGCGCCAGGTCCCCGACAACGGTTTCCCGCCCGCCCTGCCCGGTGAGGCCGGGTTCGCGGCCAGTGGCCAGTGCATCACCACCGCCGGGCCGTTCGACGCCTGGCTCGCGACCGGCGGCGGTGCCACGGCCCGCGTCCTGCACTCCGGCGACGGCGGCCGCCACTGGACGGCGTCCGGTACGCCGTTGCCGAGCAGCCCGTCCGCCGGCGTGTTCGCCGTCGCCTTCCGGAACCCGGGCCAGGGGATCGCGATCGGCGGCGACTACGCGAACCCGGCGGCGCCCGGCCCGGCCGTCGCACTGACCGGCGACGCGGGCCGGACCTGGCGCACCCCGTCGCAGTACCCGGCGGGGTACCGCTCCGGGGTGGCCTGGCGCGGCGGTGCCGTCCTCGCGGTCGGCCCGGGCGGCAGCGACTACAGCCCGGACGGCGGCCGGCACTGGACGTCGTTCGACAGCGGCAGCTTCGACAGCGTCGACTGCGCCGGCGCGGCCTGCTGGGCCAGCGGCGCGAAGGGCCGCGTGGCCCGCCTGAGCCGCTAG
- the pafA gene encoding Pup--protein ligase, producing MQRRIFGIETEFGVTCTFHGQRRLSPDEVARYLFRRVVSWGRSSNVFLSNGSRLYLDVGSHPEYATAECDDLVQLVTHDKAGERILEDLLVDAERRLADEGIGGDIFLFKNNTDSAGNSYGCHENYLVTRAGEFSRIADVLLPFLVTRQLICGAGKVLQTPRGAVYCLSQRAEHIWEGVSSATTRSRPIINTRDEPHADAERYRRLHVIVGDSNMAEPTTMLKVGSANLVLEMIEAGVQFRDFTLDNPIRAIREISHDLTGRRQVRLAGGREASALDIQREYYARAVQHIKDNGSTAANERVVELWGRALDAVEQQNFGMIDTEIDWAIKHRLVERYRHKHDLDLSSPRIAQLDLAYHDIRRGRGIFDLLQRKGLVRRVTDDGEIEAAKDTPPQTTRAKLRGDFIAAAQAAGRDFTVDWVHLKLNDQAQRTVLCKDPFRSVDERVERLISSL from the coding sequence ATGCAGCGGCGGATCTTTGGCATCGAGACCGAGTTCGGGGTCACGTGCACCTTCCACGGACAGCGCAGGCTCTCGCCCGACGAGGTGGCGCGCTACCTCTTCCGGCGGGTCGTGTCCTGGGGACGCTCCTCCAACGTGTTCTTGTCGAACGGCTCCCGGCTCTACCTCGACGTCGGCTCGCACCCCGAGTACGCGACGGCCGAGTGCGACGACCTCGTCCAGCTGGTGACGCACGACAAGGCCGGGGAGCGGATCCTCGAGGACCTGCTGGTCGACGCCGAACGTCGGCTCGCCGACGAGGGCATCGGCGGCGACATCTTCCTGTTCAAGAACAACACCGACTCCGCGGGCAACTCCTACGGCTGTCACGAGAACTACCTGGTGACCCGCGCGGGTGAGTTCTCCCGGATCGCCGACGTGCTGCTGCCGTTCCTGGTGACCCGGCAGCTCATCTGCGGCGCCGGCAAGGTGCTGCAGACCCCGCGCGGCGCGGTCTACTGCCTCTCCCAGCGTGCGGAACACATCTGGGAGGGCGTCTCCAGCGCGACCACCCGCTCGCGGCCCATCATCAACACCCGCGACGAGCCGCACGCCGACGCCGAGCGCTACCGGCGCCTGCATGTCATCGTGGGCGACTCGAACATGGCCGAGCCGACGACGATGCTCAAGGTCGGCTCGGCGAACCTGGTGCTCGAGATGATCGAGGCGGGCGTCCAGTTCCGCGACTTCACCCTGGACAACCCGATCCGGGCGATCCGCGAGATCAGCCACGACCTCACCGGCCGCCGCCAGGTGCGGCTGGCCGGCGGGCGCGAGGCCTCGGCACTGGACATCCAGCGCGAGTACTACGCGCGCGCCGTCCAGCACATCAAGGACAACGGCTCGACCGCGGCGAACGAGCGCGTCGTCGAGCTGTGGGGCCGGGCCCTGGACGCGGTCGAGCAGCAGAACTTCGGCATGATCGACACCGAGATCGACTGGGCGATCAAGCACCGGCTCGTCGAGCGCTACCGGCACAAGCACGACCTGGACCTCTCCAGCCCGCGCATCGCGCAGCTCGACCTGGCCTACCACGACATCCGCCGCGGCCGGGGCATCTTCGACCTGCTCCAGCGCAAGGGCCTGGTCCGCCGGGTCACCGACGACGGCGAGATCGAGGCCGCCAAGGACACCCCGCCGCAGACGACCCGCGCGAAGCTGCGCGGCGACTTCATCGCCGCCGCCCAGGCCGCCGGGCGCGACTTCACCGTCGACTGGGTGCACCTGAAGCTCAACGACCAGGCGCAGCGCACCGTGCTGTGCAAGGACCCGTTCCGCTCGGTCGACGAGCGCGTGGAGCGCCTGATCAGCTCGCTCTGA
- a CDS encoding bifunctional phosphatase PAP2/diacylglycerol kinase family protein: MTHQLIQAFRRVGRTDRALIRRSAALPATKADDALMALSRSANKSRLWWGVAAALAVRKGATRRGALRGVVAIAGASAAANLIGKPLFPRRRPAEEEVPVHRRLRKRPTSSSFPSGHSASAAAFATAVAMESPRAGLAVAPLALAVAYSRVHTGVHWPSDVGVGLGIGVGVGLATRHWWPLHDDVPARTAHDADAPEMVDGDDMLVLVNPKSGIDGQDPTEDARHAWPKAEILHPDPDQDLISQLEKEIDARGTVRALGVAGGDGTVAAVAAVAAEHDLPLALIPAGTLNHFARDVGVRSMPDADAATELGNAVGIDLGEVEIEEGDGGTAHRWFVNTASLGGYPEMVRLREKLQEKHPKWPSAAIALARTLRHAKPLTVRLNGKLTQVWLLFVGNGTYAPKGFAPSRRPALDTGLLDVRYLRADLPYSRARFLLAMVTRTLAASHVYQELDVPELDVELLDGHRRVATDGEVGPLGNRFRFRSRPSALTIYRL; the protein is encoded by the coding sequence TTGACACACCAGCTCATCCAGGCCTTCCGGCGCGTCGGGCGCACCGACCGCGCCCTCATCCGGCGTAGCGCCGCCCTCCCGGCCACGAAAGCCGACGACGCGCTGATGGCGCTGTCGAGATCGGCGAACAAGTCCCGGCTCTGGTGGGGCGTCGCCGCGGCGCTGGCGGTCCGGAAGGGCGCCACCCGGCGAGGCGCGCTGCGCGGGGTGGTCGCGATCGCCGGGGCCAGCGCCGCGGCCAACCTGATCGGCAAGCCGCTGTTCCCGCGTCGCCGCCCGGCCGAGGAGGAGGTGCCCGTGCACCGCCGCCTGCGGAAACGCCCGACTTCGTCGTCGTTCCCGTCCGGCCACTCCGCCTCGGCGGCGGCCTTCGCGACGGCGGTCGCGATGGAGTCGCCGCGCGCCGGGCTCGCCGTGGCGCCGCTCGCGCTGGCCGTCGCCTACTCGCGCGTCCACACCGGCGTCCACTGGCCTTCCGACGTCGGCGTCGGCCTGGGCATCGGGGTCGGTGTGGGCCTGGCGACCCGGCACTGGTGGCCGCTGCACGACGACGTCCCGGCCCGCACCGCCCACGACGCGGACGCGCCCGAGATGGTCGACGGCGACGACATGCTCGTGCTGGTCAACCCGAAGTCCGGGATCGACGGCCAGGACCCGACCGAGGACGCCCGGCACGCCTGGCCCAAGGCCGAGATCCTCCACCCGGACCCCGACCAGGACCTGATCAGCCAGCTCGAAAAGGAGATCGACGCCCGCGGGACGGTTCGCGCGCTCGGCGTCGCGGGCGGTGACGGCACCGTGGCCGCGGTCGCCGCGGTCGCCGCGGAACACGACCTGCCGCTCGCGCTGATCCCGGCGGGCACGCTCAACCACTTCGCCCGCGACGTCGGCGTCCGCTCCATGCCCGACGCGGACGCGGCCACCGAGCTGGGCAACGCCGTCGGCATCGACCTGGGCGAGGTCGAGATCGAGGAGGGCGACGGCGGCACCGCGCACCGCTGGTTCGTCAACACCGCCAGCCTCGGCGGCTACCCGGAGATGGTCCGGCTGCGCGAAAAGCTGCAGGAAAAGCACCCCAAGTGGCCCTCGGCCGCGATCGCGCTCGCCCGGACGCTGCGGCACGCCAAGCCGCTGACCGTGCGGCTCAACGGCAAGCTCACGCAGGTCTGGCTGCTGTTCGTCGGCAACGGCACGTACGCGCCGAAGGGCTTCGCGCCGAGCCGCCGGCCCGCGCTCGACACGGGTCTGCTCGACGTCCGCTACCTGCGTGCCGACCTGCCCTACTCGCGCGCCCGGTTCCTGCTGGCGATGGTGACCCGCACGCTCGCGGCCAGCCACGTCTACCAGGAGCTCGACGTGCCCGAGCTGGACGTCGAGCTGCTGGACGGGCACCGTCGGGTCGCCACCGACGGCGAGGTCGGCCCGCTCGGCAACCGGTTCCGCTTCCGGTCCCGCCCCAGCGCCCTGACCATCTACCGCCTTTAA
- a CDS encoding alpha/beta hydrolase: MGGHGLASGIHRAATDPVLPGDITARARDLGPFESPLIWLALASAAVAVLATVIALWRRRRVRRWGFTAFGVLLLLAAVTALNSYVGYVRTSDDLARLLQKGTGVVNLAGRLLDDGTEAPSDSAVSHPGAGKAAAGQRIDVVNLPDPAHGVPSGSNYVILPPGYDAAAARRYPVVYLIHGYPFGGPRDWLTSGDAPGTLLALQQANVIEPMIVVSVDLTAGVPSTDWECLDVPGGPQLETYLARTVVPAIDQRYRTIADRGHRALGGMSGGGFGALNIGLHHVDEFGTLLIALPYDDLNDSVGVLDGNRAAIAANTPRRYLPGMTFSAPISVMLAVGTGAPTDVTTAHRIADALHARGQEAVVHAERGFNHTWHTARATLPYLLAFADQNFRASPATS; encoded by the coding sequence ATGGGCGGGCACGGCCTGGCGAGCGGCATCCACCGGGCCGCCACCGACCCGGTGCTGCCCGGTGACATCACCGCGCGAGCCCGGGACCTCGGCCCGTTCGAGTCCCCGCTCATCTGGCTGGCCCTCGCCTCGGCCGCCGTCGCGGTGCTCGCCACCGTCATCGCGTTGTGGCGCCGGCGCCGGGTGCGCCGCTGGGGCTTCACCGCCTTCGGCGTCCTGCTCCTGCTCGCCGCAGTCACTGCCCTGAACAGCTACGTCGGGTACGTCCGCACGTCCGACGACCTCGCGCGCCTGCTGCAGAAGGGAACGGGCGTCGTCAACCTCGCCGGCCGCCTGCTCGACGACGGCACCGAAGCGCCGTCCGACTCCGCGGTCTCGCACCCGGGCGCGGGCAAGGCGGCCGCCGGCCAGCGGATCGACGTCGTGAACCTGCCCGACCCGGCGCACGGCGTCCCGTCCGGCAGCAACTACGTCATCCTGCCGCCGGGCTACGACGCCGCCGCGGCGCGGCGGTACCCGGTCGTCTACCTGATCCACGGCTACCCGTTCGGCGGCCCCCGCGACTGGCTGACCTCGGGTGACGCGCCCGGCACGCTGTTGGCCCTGCAGCAGGCGAACGTCATCGAGCCGATGATCGTGGTCAGCGTCGACCTGACGGCCGGAGTGCCCAGCACGGACTGGGAGTGCCTCGACGTCCCCGGCGGGCCGCAGCTGGAGACCTACCTCGCCCGCACGGTGGTCCCGGCGATCGACCAGCGCTACCGCACCATCGCCGACCGCGGGCACCGGGCGCTGGGCGGCATGTCCGGCGGCGGCTTCGGGGCGCTCAACATCGGCCTCCACCACGTCGACGAGTTCGGCACCCTGCTGATCGCCCTCCCCTACGACGACCTCAACGACTCGGTCGGCGTCCTCGACGGAAACCGAGCCGCCATCGCCGCCAACACCCCGCGCCGCTACCTGCCGGGGATGACCTTTTCCGCGCCGATCTCGGTGATGCTCGCGGTCGGCACCGGTGCGCCGACCGACGTCACGACGGCCCACCGGATCGCCGACGCCCTCCACGCCCGCGGCCAGGAAGCGGTCGTCCACGCCGAACGCGGCTTCAACCACACGTGGCACACCGCCCGGGCGACGCTGCCGTACCTGCTGGCCTTCGCCGACCAGAACTTCCGGGCCTCACCGGCGACGTCCTGA
- a CDS encoding class I SAM-dependent methyltransferase, with protein MDLATHYATGPAEDDRLARTPHGRLEYLRTQELLRRHLRGHERVLDVGGGTGVHAAWLAAEGHPVHLVDVVPAHVDRAAAVPGVTASVGDARGLDAADASYDVVLLLGPLYHLVEAADRTRALAEARRVLRPGGLLAAAGISRYLSLLEAGAAGTLSADRADPVREVIETGAYDGHAGFVRTHWHTATELDDEVAAAGFADTTVFGVEGPAWPALDAAGIAEYPHLAESALRAARIVERDPHLIDASAHLLAFARRPA; from the coding sequence ATGGACCTCGCGACGCACTACGCCACCGGCCCCGCCGAAGACGACCGGCTCGCCCGCACCCCGCACGGCCGCCTCGAGTACCTGCGCACCCAGGAGCTGCTCCGCCGCCACTTGCGCGGCCACGAACGCGTTCTCGACGTCGGCGGCGGCACCGGCGTCCACGCGGCCTGGCTGGCCGCCGAAGGGCATCCCGTCCACCTCGTCGACGTCGTCCCGGCCCACGTCGACCGGGCAGCCGCGGTGCCCGGCGTCACGGCCTCGGTCGGCGACGCGCGCGGCCTGGACGCGGCCGACGCCTCCTACGACGTCGTCCTGCTGCTCGGCCCGCTCTACCACCTCGTCGAAGCGGCCGACCGGACCCGGGCTCTCGCCGAAGCCCGCCGGGTGCTGCGCCCGGGCGGCCTGCTCGCGGCCGCGGGCATCAGCCGGTACCTCTCGCTCCTCGAAGCCGGCGCGGCCGGCACGTTGAGCGCGGACCGGGCCGACCCGGTCCGCGAGGTCATCGAAACCGGGGCTTACGACGGGCACGCCGGGTTCGTCCGCACCCACTGGCACACGGCGACCGAACTGGACGACGAAGTCGCCGCGGCCGGCTTCGCGGACACCACCGTCTTCGGGGTCGAAGGCCCCGCGTGGCCCGCCCTCGACGCCGCGGGCATCGCCGAGTACCCACACCTGGCCGAATCCGCGCTGCGCGCCGCCCGGATCGTCGAACGGGACCCGCACCTCATCGACGCCAGCGCGCACCTGCTCGCCTTCGCCCGCCGGCCCGCATGA
- the prcA gene encoding proteasome subunit alpha, with translation MTMPLYASPEQLMRERSELARKGIARGRSVVVLKYAGGVLFVAENPSATLHKVSEIYDRIGFAAVGRYSEFENLRVAGIRHADLKGYQYDRRDVSARALANAYAATLGSIFTEQLKPFEVEVCVAEVAATAAEDQLYRLTYDGSIFDEPQYIVMGGQNEKIAAKLKETFEDGLDLQAALGVAVAALRTPTQPATTSSTSSAGSSSSSTSPANGNGEADPIKLEVAVLDRDRPRRSFRRLTGTALDSLLPVPDPQGEEPEGKPEGE, from the coding sequence GTGACGATGCCGTTGTATGCCTCTCCCGAGCAGCTGATGCGGGAGCGTTCCGAGCTGGCGCGCAAGGGCATCGCGCGCGGCCGGAGCGTGGTGGTGCTGAAGTACGCGGGCGGCGTGCTGTTCGTGGCGGAGAACCCGTCGGCGACGCTGCACAAGGTGTCCGAGATCTACGACCGGATCGGCTTCGCGGCGGTCGGGCGCTACAGCGAGTTCGAGAACCTGCGCGTGGCGGGGATCCGGCACGCGGACCTCAAGGGCTACCAGTACGACCGGCGTGACGTGAGCGCGCGGGCGCTGGCGAACGCCTACGCGGCGACGCTGGGCAGCATCTTCACCGAGCAGCTGAAGCCGTTCGAGGTCGAGGTCTGCGTGGCGGAGGTCGCGGCGACCGCGGCGGAGGACCAGCTGTACCGGCTGACCTACGACGGGTCGATCTTCGACGAGCCGCAGTACATCGTGATGGGCGGCCAGAACGAGAAGATCGCGGCGAAGCTGAAGGAGACGTTCGAGGACGGCTTGGACCTGCAGGCGGCGCTGGGTGTGGCGGTGGCCGCGCTGCGGACGCCGACCCAGCCGGCGACGACCTCGTCGACCTCGTCGGCGGGGTCCTCGTCTTCGTCCACGTCGCCGGCGAACGGCAACGGCGAGGCCGACCCGATCAAGCTGGAGGTGGCGGTCCTGGACCGCGACCGCCCGCGTCGCTCGTTCCGTCGCCTGACGGGCACGGCGCTGGACTCGCTGCTGCCGGTGCCGGACCCGCAGGGCGAGGAGCCCGAGGGCAAGCCGGAAGGCGAGTAG
- the prcB gene encoding proteasome subunit beta, translating into MDNTRGISGPALPAAYFSSATSSFSDFLRAQAPELLPQRKVSPGAAELGVPHGTTIVACTFAGGVLIAGDRRATSGNLIASRDIEKVHVTDEYSAVGIAGTAGLAVEMVRLYAVELAHYEKIEGVSLSLDGKTNKLAGMVKGNLEMAMAGLAAIPLFVGYDLEAEDAKHAGRIVSYDAAGGRYEENGGYAGIGSGSLFAKSALKKLHDPDADVEGAVRVAVEALYDAADDDTASGGPDLVRRIFPSVVTITAERGAVQLPESETAAVAEAVVAGRIERHQSRLS; encoded by the coding sequence ATGGACAACACCAGGGGCATCTCGGGTCCCGCGCTGCCGGCCGCGTACTTCTCGTCGGCGACGTCGTCGTTTTCCGACTTCCTGCGCGCGCAGGCGCCTGAGCTGCTTCCCCAGCGGAAGGTCTCGCCGGGCGCGGCGGAGCTGGGTGTGCCGCACGGGACGACCATTGTCGCCTGCACCTTCGCAGGCGGCGTGCTGATCGCGGGTGACCGGCGGGCGACGTCGGGCAACCTGATCGCGAGCCGGGACATCGAGAAGGTGCACGTCACCGACGAGTACTCGGCCGTGGGCATCGCGGGCACCGCGGGCCTGGCCGTGGAGATGGTGCGGCTCTACGCCGTGGAGCTGGCGCACTACGAGAAGATCGAGGGCGTTTCGCTGTCGCTGGACGGCAAGACGAACAAGCTGGCCGGGATGGTCAAGGGCAACCTCGAGATGGCGATGGCCGGGCTGGCGGCGATCCCGTTGTTCGTGGGCTACGACCTCGAGGCCGAGGACGCCAAGCACGCCGGGCGGATCGTCTCGTACGACGCGGCCGGCGGGCGCTACGAGGAGAACGGCGGCTACGCGGGCATCGGCTCGGGTTCGCTGTTCGCGAAATCCGCGCTGAAGAAGCTGCACGACCCGGACGCCGACGTCGAGGGCGCCGTGCGCGTCGCGGTCGAAGCGCTGTACGACGCGGCCGACGACGACACCGCTTCGGGCGGCCCGGACCTGGTGCGGCGGATCTTCCCGAGCGTCGTGACGATCACCGCGGAGCGCGGCGCCGTCCAGCTGCCGGAGTCGGAGACCGCGGCCGTCGCGGAAGCCGTGGTGGCCGGGCGGATCGAGCGCCACCAGAGCCGGCTCTCCTGA
- a CDS encoding ubiquitin-like protein Pup: MAQEKIEKHGGGDSDEEFDDTGAAGQERREKLGEDVDTILDEIDDVLEENAEDFVRAYVQKGGE; encoded by the coding sequence ATGGCCCAGGAAAAGATCGAAAAGCACGGCGGCGGCGACTCTGACGAAGAGTTCGACGACACCGGCGCGGCGGGTCAGGAGCGACGCGAGAAGCTCGGCGAGGACGTGGACACGATCCTCGACGAGATCGACGACGTGCTCGAAGAGAACGCCGAGGACTTCGTCCGGGCCTACGTGCAGAAGGGCGGCGAGTAA
- the dop gene encoding depupylase/deamidase Dop, with product MRRIMGTEVEYGISVPGDATANPVLTSTQVVLAYAAAADIPRARRARWDYEVESPLRDARGFDLTGPGGPGHDPDVEDLGAANVILTNGARLYVDHAHPEYSAPEVTNARDAVIWDKAGERVMEEAALKAASVPGQPQLQLYKNNVDGKGASYGTHENYLCARSTPFTAIIAGLTPFFVSRQVVTGSGRVGIGQQSEEAGFQLSQRADYIEVEVGLETTLKRGIINTRDEPHADADKYRRLHVIIGDANMSEYSTYLKVGTTALILDLIESGIRFDDLKLDEPVRAVHQISHDPTLKAQVALANGKKYTGLDLQFAYHEIASQNLERTGADQASKEVLRVWGEILDALARDPQECADRLDWPAKLRLLEGYRQRDNLAWGAPRLRLVDLQYSDVRLAKGLYNRLVTRGSMKRLVTEEEVLAAVTTPPSDTRAYFRGRALEKYATSIAAASWDSVIFDVGKESLVRIPTLEPLRGTKAHVGKLLDESATAEDLVEALTGSD from the coding sequence ATGCGGCGGATCATGGGAACCGAAGTCGAGTACGGCATCTCCGTGCCGGGCGACGCGACGGCGAACCCGGTACTCACCTCCACCCAGGTCGTGCTGGCCTACGCGGCCGCGGCCGACATCCCGCGCGCCCGGCGGGCGCGGTGGGACTACGAGGTGGAGTCCCCGCTGCGCGACGCGCGCGGGTTCGACCTGACCGGGCCCGGCGGGCCGGGCCACGACCCGGACGTCGAGGACCTGGGCGCGGCGAACGTCATCCTGACCAACGGGGCGCGGCTGTACGTCGACCACGCGCACCCGGAGTACTCGGCGCCCGAGGTGACGAACGCGCGCGACGCGGTCATCTGGGACAAGGCGGGCGAGCGGGTGATGGAGGAGGCCGCGCTCAAGGCGGCGTCCGTGCCCGGCCAGCCCCAGCTGCAGCTGTACAAGAACAACGTCGACGGCAAGGGCGCGAGCTACGGCACGCACGAGAACTACCTGTGCGCGCGGTCGACGCCGTTCACCGCGATCATCGCGGGGCTGACGCCGTTCTTCGTGTCGCGGCAGGTGGTGACCGGCTCGGGCCGGGTCGGGATCGGCCAGCAGAGCGAGGAAGCCGGGTTCCAGCTCTCCCAGCGTGCGGACTACATCGAGGTCGAGGTCGGCCTGGAGACCACGCTCAAGCGCGGGATCATCAACACCCGGGACGAGCCGCACGCGGACGCGGACAAGTACCGGCGGCTGCACGTCATCATCGGCGACGCGAACATGTCGGAGTACTCGACGTACCTGAAGGTCGGGACGACGGCGCTGATCCTCGACCTGATCGAGTCGGGCATCCGGTTCGACGACCTGAAGCTGGACGAGCCGGTGCGCGCGGTGCACCAGATCAGCCACGACCCGACGCTGAAGGCGCAGGTGGCGCTGGCGAACGGGAAGAAGTACACCGGGCTGGACCTGCAGTTCGCCTACCACGAGATCGCCTCGCAGAACCTGGAGCGCACGGGCGCGGACCAGGCGTCGAAGGAGGTCCTGCGGGTCTGGGGCGAGATCCTGGACGCGCTGGCGCGCGACCCGCAGGAGTGCGCGGACCGGCTGGACTGGCCGGCGAAGCTGCGGCTGCTGGAGGGGTACCGCCAGCGGGACAACCTGGCGTGGGGCGCGCCGCGGCTGCGGCTGGTCGACCTGCAGTACTCGGACGTCCGGCTGGCGAAGGGCCTGTACAACCGCCTGGTGACGCGCGGGTCGATGAAGCGGCTGGTGACCGAGGAAGAGGTGCTGGCCGCGGTGACGACGCCGCCCTCGGACACGCGGGCCTACTTCCGGGGCCGGGCGCTGGAGAAGTACGCGACGTCGATCGCGGCGGCGTCGTGGGATTCGGTCATCTTCGACGTGGGCAAGGAGTCGCTGGTGCGGATCCCGACCCTGGAGCCGCTGCGCGGGACGAAGGCCCACGTCGGGAAGCTGCTGGACGAGTCGGCGACGGCGGAAGACCTGGTGGAGGCGCTCACCGGTTCGGACTAG
- a CDS encoding NUDIX domain-containing protein → MPGSDELVALYDQAGSAVGTTTRSRVRAEGLWHAAGVVLVRSGDGKAVYVHLRTAVKDIWPSTWDCWAGGVVAAGESPAECARRELAEELGVHGVEPVPLFTKVYDDGRNRCHNFAFEVRWDGPIHHQAEEIAEGRWIPLEELRAWIDDPAPELPFIPDGREGVQEWFRRYG, encoded by the coding sequence ATGCCAGGCAGTGACGAACTCGTTGCGCTCTATGACCAGGCCGGCTCCGCCGTCGGCACGACCACCCGCTCCCGGGTCCGCGCCGAGGGCCTGTGGCACGCCGCCGGCGTCGTGCTGGTCCGTTCGGGTGACGGGAAAGCCGTCTACGTGCACCTGCGCACCGCGGTGAAGGACATCTGGCCCTCCACCTGGGACTGCTGGGCCGGCGGCGTGGTCGCCGCGGGCGAGTCACCGGCCGAGTGCGCCCGCCGCGAACTGGCCGAAGAGCTAGGCGTCCACGGAGTGGAACCCGTACCGCTGTTCACCAAGGTCTACGACGACGGCCGCAACCGCTGCCACAACTTCGCCTTCGAGGTCCGCTGGGACGGCCCGATCCACCACCAGGCCGAGGAGATCGCCGAAGGCCGCTGGATCCCGCTGGAGGAGCTCCGCGCCTGGATCGACGACCCGGCGCCCGAACTCCCCTTCATCCCCGACGGCCGCGAAGGCGTCCAGGAATGGTTCCGCCGCTACGGCTGA